One part of the Streptomyces nigra genome encodes these proteins:
- a CDS encoding DUF485 domain-containing protein, which produces MCSSDGRPRDARPPRYDDPWYDALASGWGESDVTVAPDTAPPAAADVYLEVQRSAAFQEVRSRYRRFALPTAAAFLTWYVAYVVTAVTAPGLMARTVAGAVNVAMLAGLGQFLTTFMLTWAYTRHARLRRDRAALELRWDTQELTRGTKGGVA; this is translated from the coding sequence ATGTGCTCAAGCGACGGTCGTCCCCGCGACGCCAGGCCCCCGCGGTACGACGATCCCTGGTACGACGCCCTCGCCTCCGGATGGGGCGAGTCGGACGTCACGGTGGCCCCTGACACCGCCCCGCCGGCCGCCGCCGACGTGTACCTCGAGGTGCAGCGGAGCGCCGCCTTCCAGGAAGTGCGCAGCCGCTACCGGAGGTTCGCGCTGCCGACCGCCGCCGCGTTCCTGACCTGGTACGTCGCCTATGTCGTCACCGCCGTCACCGCGCCCGGGCTGATGGCCCGGACGGTGGCGGGCGCCGTGAACGTCGCGATGCTCGCGGGACTCGGGCAGTTCCTCACCACCTTCATGCTCACCTGGGCCTACACCCGTCACGCGCGCCTGCGCAGGGACCGGGCCGCGCTCGAACTGCGCTGGGACACCCAGGAGCTGACGCGGGGCACCAAGGGGGGCGTGGCATGA